From one Paenibacillus sp. FSL K6-1330 genomic stretch:
- a CDS encoding bis-aminopropyl spermidine synthase family protein has translation MNEELIDYVYSQVSMKEGKKVIENILLDIYFKPGISTKEIARKTLLPLPLVSAIKKELIKVGLIEQKRGVNCTARGSRFVEQVMGFGDLDHDLYQRLKYEQWQPDELKDMMTKLESVFEGRPQVDVTIDQSSCTLATSMNRAVLALRHEALIGRDIVCLGDDDLVSVSLAFLLKQLYRNDASKSNTRIYVFEIDKRITSYVNYLAETEDLPIVCYEMDFREQLPSEFLNRFDCVFTDPPYTQQGMSLFVSRGIQLLKRDVGLPIFLSFAHKSPDFTLAMQREFANMGLLVTSVLPRFNEYIGAEIIGNTSQMIVLQSTEETHESIEREYRQALYTGEVKRTVRLYECKRCNRVTEVGFQMEWQTIEHLKKEGCPGCRYETFELIQKKNA, from the coding sequence ATGAACGAGGAACTGATAGATTACGTTTATTCTCAAGTGTCAATGAAAGAAGGAAAAAAAGTAATTGAGAATATTCTTCTGGATATTTACTTCAAACCGGGCATTTCCACCAAAGAGATTGCCAGAAAAACGCTGCTGCCCCTGCCGCTGGTGTCCGCAATTAAGAAAGAGCTAATCAAGGTTGGCCTCATTGAACAAAAGCGGGGGGTGAACTGCACGGCAAGAGGAAGCCGTTTTGTCGAGCAAGTGATGGGGTTCGGCGATTTGGATCATGACCTGTATCAGCGTTTGAAGTACGAGCAGTGGCAGCCTGACGAACTGAAGGACATGATGACCAAGCTGGAGAGCGTCTTTGAGGGACGTCCTCAGGTCGATGTTACGATTGATCAGTCAAGCTGCACTCTGGCTACGAGCATGAACCGGGCTGTTCTGGCGCTTCGTCACGAGGCTCTAATCGGCAGGGACATCGTTTGTCTGGGGGACGATGATCTCGTCAGCGTGTCGCTGGCGTTTCTGCTGAAGCAGCTTTATCGTAACGATGCCTCCAAGTCGAACACCCGTATTTACGTATTCGAAATTGACAAACGTATTACCAGCTATGTGAACTATCTGGCGGAAACCGAAGATTTGCCGATCGTCTGCTACGAAATGGATTTTCGCGAACAGCTTCCGTCTGAATTTCTGAACCGCTTTGATTGCGTATTCACCGATCCGCCTTATACACAGCAGGGGATGTCGTTATTCGTCTCCCGCGGAATTCAATTGCTGAAGCGGGATGTAGGACTGCCTATCTTCCTGTCGTTCGCCCACAAATCGCCTGACTTCACCTTGGCGATGCAGCGCGAATTTGCCAATATGGGCTTGTTAGTGACGAGTGTCTTGCCTCGCTTCAATGAATATATCGGTGCGGAAATTATTGGTAACACAAGCCAGATGATTGTGTTACAATCTACTGAAGAGACCCACGAAAGTATCGAACGTGAATACAGGCAAGCGCTGTATACCGGGGAAGTCAAACGTACGGTTCGCTTATACGAGTGCAAACGCTGTAATCGCGTGACCGAAGTAGGTTTCCAAATGGAGTGGCAAACGATTGAGCACCTGAAGAAAGAGGGCTGCCCGGGCTGCCGCTATGAGACTTTCGAGCTCATTCAAAAAAAGAACGCATAA